The Fulvivirga maritima genome segment GGAAAAACGTGTATACGAAATAGCAGAGAAGCATTTACCCGATGAATCAATATTCATGGTGGATGTAGTGGTAAAGTCGAACAAAGGACCAAAGAAAGTTTTGGTGCTAATAGATGGAGACGAAGGAGTAAATATAGATACTTGTGCAGACCTAAGCAGGCTGGTCGGGAATGAAATTGAGGAAAATAATGTTATTGATGATGCTTACAGACTGGAAGTATCTTCTCCAGGAACAGATTACCCTTTAAAATCTATTAGGCAATACAAGAAAAACATAGGCAGACAAGTAAAAGTGTACCTGCAGGATACAGAATTGCTAGGAGTGCTTAAGGCTGCTGATGAGGACAAAGTGGTTCTCGACAAAGAAGTCAAAAAAGGGAAAAAGAAAGATTTGGAGGAGGTAGAAATACCGTGGTCAGATATTAAAAAAACAATAGTTCAGATTTCATTTAAATAATAGAAAAATGGATACCGGTGTATTAATCGAGTCATTTGCAGATTTTGCAAAACAAAAAAATATAGATAGACCTACGATGATTCGTATTCTTGAAGACGTATTCAGGACTATGATCCGTAAGAAATTTGAGACTGATGAAAACTTTGACATCATTATCAATGCCGATAAAGGCGATTTAGAAATCTGGAGGTTTCGCGAAATTGTAGATGATAACAGTGAAGACATCTGGGATCACGACAAAATCAGCCTGAGCAAGGCCAGAAAAATAGAGCCTGATTTTGAAATAGGTGAAGAAGTAGCAGAAGAAATAACACTTGAAGATTTTGGTAGAAGAGCTGTAATGACGGCCCGTCAGACCTTAATCCAAAAAGTAAAAGATCTGGAAAAAGATATTCTTTTCCAGAAATATAAAGATTTAGTAGGTGAAATTATTTCAGGAGAAGTATATCAAATACTTAGCCGCGAAGTATTACTTACTGATAGTGAAGGTAATGAGATTTCAGTACCTAAAAATGAACAAATACCCAAAGACAGATTCCGCAAAGGAGATCCGGTGAGAGCCATAGTGGATAGGGTAGAGATGATTAACGGTAATCCAAAGATTATCCTTTCTCGTACCAGCCCTGTATTCCTTGAAAGACTGTTCGAAAGTGAAGTTCCCGAAGTATATGATGGCCTTATCACTATTAAAAGGGTGGTTAGAGAGCCAGGAGAGAGAGCAAAGGTGGCAGTAGAGTCTTATGATGACAGAATAGATCCTGTAGGTGCATGTGTAGGTATGAAAGGATCTCGTATCCATAGTATTGTAAGAGAGCTGCAAAACGAAAATATAGATGTTATCAATTATACTGATAACATGGAGTTGTATATTGCAAGAGCTTTGAGCCCTGCTAAAATATCAAGTATAAAAATTAGCGAAGAAGATGGTCGGGTATCAGTATACCTTAAACCTGATCAAGTATCTTTGGCTATTGGTAAAGGCGGGCAAAACATTAAGTTGGCGAGTAAGTTAGTAGGTTTAGAGATCGACGTATTCAGAGAGCTGGGAGATTTTGAAGAAGAAGATGTGGATATCGATGAATTCGTAGATGAAATTGAAGACTGGGTTTTAGACGAGCTTAAACGAGTTGGCCTTGACACAGCAAAGAGCGTATTGGCACTCTCCAG includes the following:
- the nusA gene encoding transcription termination factor NusA, with amino-acid sequence MDTGVLIESFADFAKQKNIDRPTMIRILEDVFRTMIRKKFETDENFDIIINADKGDLEIWRFREIVDDNSEDIWDHDKISLSKARKIEPDFEIGEEVAEEITLEDFGRRAVMTARQTLIQKVKDLEKDILFQKYKDLVGEIISGEVYQILSREVLLTDSEGNEISVPKNEQIPKDRFRKGDPVRAIVDRVEMINGNPKIILSRTSPVFLERLFESEVPEVYDGLITIKRVVREPGERAKVAVESYDDRIDPVGACVGMKGSRIHSIVRELQNENIDVINYTDNMELYIARALSPAKISSIKISEEDGRVSVYLKPDQVSLAIGKGGQNIKLASKLVGLEIDVFRELGDFEEEDVDIDEFVDEIEDWVLDELKRVGLDTAKSVLALSREELERRTDLEEETINNVMQVLKQEFE
- the rimP gene encoding ribosome maturation factor RimP, yielding MDLEKRVYEIAEKHLPDESIFMVDVVVKSNKGPKKVLVLIDGDEGVNIDTCADLSRLVGNEIEENNVIDDAYRLEVSSPGTDYPLKSIRQYKKNIGRQVKVYLQDTELLGVLKAADEDKVVLDKEVKKGKKKDLEEVEIPWSDIKKTIVQISFK